From the Exiguobacterium aurantiacum genome, one window contains:
- the pdxK gene encoding pyridoxine/pyridoxal/pyridoxamine kinase codes for MTMKKALTIAGSDTSGGAGIQADLKTMEELGVYGMTALTVIVAQDPHNAWHHEVFPIDTTLIEKQIDTVLAGIGVDAVKTGMLPTPEIIELAARKIKEYGIQNAVVDPVMACKGADEILNPDVAVAMRKHLVPVAKIITPNLFEARMLAGLDKTPSTMEEIKEAARLIHELGAEIVIVKVGGKLGFDTAFDVLYDGNEYRLLESEKIDPAFTHGGGCTFSSAIAASLANGHSVDEAIEIGKEFITEAVRHSFRLNQYVGPTNHTGYRKKLATQS; via the coding sequence ATGACAATGAAAAAAGCGTTAACGATCGCTGGCTCGGATACGAGCGGTGGTGCAGGAATCCAGGCTGATTTGAAGACGATGGAAGAACTCGGTGTTTACGGCATGACCGCACTCACGGTCATCGTGGCTCAAGACCCGCATAACGCGTGGCACCACGAAGTCTTCCCAATCGATACGACGTTGATTGAGAAGCAGATTGATACGGTCCTCGCCGGAATCGGTGTCGATGCCGTCAAGACAGGCATGCTCCCGACTCCAGAGATCATCGAACTCGCCGCTCGTAAAATTAAAGAGTACGGCATCCAAAACGCCGTCGTCGATCCAGTTATGGCCTGTAAAGGGGCTGATGAGATTCTTAACCCGGATGTCGCGGTCGCAATGCGCAAGCATCTCGTGCCGGTCGCTAAAATCATCACACCGAACTTGTTCGAGGCGCGTATGCTCGCTGGCCTCGATAAGACACCTTCAACGATGGAAGAAATCAAAGAGGCTGCTCGCTTGATCCATGAGCTCGGCGCAGAGATCGTCATCGTCAAAGTCGGCGGCAAGCTCGGCTTCGATACAGCGTTCGACGTGCTTTACGACGGCAACGAGTATCGCCTCCTCGAGAGCGAGAAAATCGACCCGGCCTTCACACATGGCGGCGGTTGCACGTTCTCGTCAGCCATCGCGGCCTCACTCGCGAACGGTCACTCGGTCGACGAGGCCATCGAAATCGGAAAAGAGTTCATCACAGAAGCGGTCCGTCACTCGTTCCGCCTCAACCAATATGTTGGGCCAACGAACCATACCGGTTACCGCAAAAAACTAGCAACACAATCATAA
- a CDS encoding YojF family protein: MKSIQPTTIQTYLDAHVSMPLYVHVETTNGAYATHNDPDFHNAGMFIRNVVIEYSIGQIKGNGPYRVGLKLDHGWLYVEGLTDYELHGEQLLLAGHDRLGRLACALHLDIKPLPQGASEVESQ; the protein is encoded by the coding sequence GTGAAATCGATTCAACCTACAACCATCCAGACTTATTTGGACGCGCATGTATCCATGCCGCTCTACGTCCATGTCGAGACGACGAACGGGGCGTATGCGACGCATAACGACCCTGACTTCCATAACGCCGGTATGTTCATCCGCAATGTCGTCATCGAATACAGCATCGGCCAAATCAAAGGCAACGGCCCATACCGCGTCGGCTTGAAACTCGACCACGGTTGGCTTTACGTCGAAGGCTTGACCGACTATGAATTGCACGGAGAGCAACTCTTGCTCGCCGGTCATGACCGGCTCGGACGACTCGCCTGCGCCTTACATCTAGACATCAAACCGCTCCCGCAAGGAGCCTCGGAGGTGGAAAGCCAATGA
- a CDS encoding FMN-dependent NADH-azoreductase: MKKVLYVSANPKPTELSYSKQVAETFMTTLTNENASLEVEAIELYDVDVQEIDGDVLSAWGKFASGEALTDVEAAKVATMNGMLEKFMEADMYVFATPMWNFFFPARMKMFLDSVLTAGKTFRYTEQGPVGLLENKQAIHIQGTGGIYTGTDLNFADAYLRQALAFVGVTEVTTLPVEGMNQFPDKIEEIVADAKAKAEALAKEVAGAVTV, translated from the coding sequence ATGAAAAAGGTATTATACGTATCTGCTAACCCGAAACCGACAGAATTGTCATACAGCAAACAAGTCGCTGAAACATTCATGACGACACTCACGAACGAGAATGCGTCACTCGAAGTTGAGGCGATTGAACTTTACGATGTCGATGTCCAAGAGATCGACGGCGACGTCCTCAGCGCATGGGGCAAATTCGCATCAGGCGAAGCACTCACAGACGTCGAAGCGGCCAAAGTCGCAACGATGAACGGGATGCTCGAGAAGTTCATGGAAGCTGACATGTATGTGTTCGCGACACCAATGTGGAACTTCTTCTTCCCAGCCCGTATGAAGATGTTCCTCGATAGCGTCTTGACTGCTGGTAAAACGTTCCGTTACACAGAGCAAGGCCCAGTCGGTCTTCTCGAGAACAAACAAGCGATCCACATCCAAGGCACTGGTGGTATCTACACGGGTACCGACCTCAACTTCGCAGACGCTTACCTTCGTCAAGCACTTGCGTTCGTCGGCGTGACAGAAGTGACGACACTTCCGGTTGAAGGCATGAACCAATTCCCAGACAAAATCGAAGAAATCGTTGCTGACGCAAAAGCAAAAGCTGAAGCACTTGCGAAAGAAGTCGCAGGCGCGGTCACAGTATAA
- a CDS encoding GNAT family N-acetyltransferase translates to MSISLVPLREASDTIVAVFNRWNNDPTIVHLIRPARSEEELVAEHHMTVADLTERLDTHDIFLIYDDDRLVGEVNVIYDAPHLYDNERGSAWLGLVIGEPSGRGRGVGTTALTLLEERLRAQGVPRIELGVFGFNEAAHRLYRKIGYTEIARIEAFTYWNGRFWPDIRMEKRLD, encoded by the coding sequence ATGTCCATCTCACTCGTCCCATTGCGGGAAGCGTCCGACACCATCGTCGCGGTGTTCAACCGTTGGAACAACGACCCGACAATCGTCCATTTGATTCGTCCGGCCCGGTCGGAGGAAGAACTCGTCGCCGAACATCACATGACGGTCGCAGATTTGACAGAACGACTGGACACGCACGATATTTTCTTGATATACGACGATGACCGACTCGTCGGCGAGGTGAACGTCATCTATGACGCCCCTCACTTGTACGACAACGAACGTGGCAGCGCCTGGCTCGGTCTCGTCATCGGAGAGCCTTCCGGCCGCGGGAGAGGTGTCGGTACCACGGCCCTCACCCTGTTAGAAGAACGACTGCGAGCGCAAGGTGTGCCGCGCATCGAGCTCGGTGTGTTCGGATTCAACGAAGCAGCACATCGCCTTTATCGAAAGATTGGATACACCGAGATTGCCCGCATCGAGGCATTCACCTATTGGAACGGCCGATTTTGGCCGGATATCCGGATGGAAAAACGATTGGACTGA
- a CDS encoding alpha/beta hydrolase translates to MNKGLKRAGLGLVGTAVAGAAYVFLSPKPTSRLVKTSFSGGNEVAIKGFEEVVQKTSVRKDIDYHSAYENGTFDLIRYEGEKQIVPTIFWVHGGSFVGGDKADVFKYATSIASNGYNVVSVNYALAPDVTYPVPLQQLEEAYTYIAENNDRFRLDLDRVFFAGDSNGAQLVAQFVGIQLNDDYAPSAEVNQVVPKSSILGTILMSGPYDLKRSIVESSKAVNRFLFKRIGWAYFGTYNWENLPVVAEASPLVNIPATFVPTFITDGNTGSFETQAKEFATILSGRADVTSVFYDRNEHTLGHDYHFEMDKPAASATYRRLITFLRETTR, encoded by the coding sequence ATGAATAAAGGATTGAAACGAGCAGGACTTGGACTGGTCGGTACGGCCGTCGCCGGTGCCGCTTATGTATTCTTGTCCCCGAAACCGACCTCACGCCTCGTCAAAACCTCATTTTCCGGCGGGAACGAAGTCGCCATCAAAGGATTCGAGGAAGTCGTACAAAAAACGTCGGTCCGTAAAGACATCGACTACCATTCGGCTTACGAGAACGGAACGTTCGACTTGATTCGCTACGAAGGTGAGAAGCAGATCGTCCCAACCATCTTTTGGGTGCACGGCGGTTCGTTCGTCGGTGGCGATAAGGCCGACGTCTTCAAGTATGCGACGTCGATCGCAAGCAACGGCTACAACGTCGTCAGCGTCAATTATGCGCTCGCCCCTGACGTCACGTACCCGGTGCCGCTCCAACAGCTTGAAGAGGCATACACGTATATCGCTGAAAACAACGATCGCTTCCGGCTCGACCTCGACCGCGTCTTCTTTGCGGGGGATTCGAACGGTGCCCAACTCGTCGCTCAGTTCGTCGGTATTCAATTGAACGACGACTACGCACCATCGGCCGAAGTGAATCAAGTCGTCCCGAAATCGTCCATCCTTGGCACGATTCTCATGTCGGGGCCGTACGATTTGAAACGGAGTATCGTTGAGTCTTCGAAGGCCGTCAATCGTTTCTTGTTCAAACGAATCGGGTGGGCCTACTTCGGAACGTACAACTGGGAGAACTTGCCGGTCGTCGCTGAAGCGTCACCGCTCGTGAATATCCCGGCCACGTTCGTCCCGACGTTCATCACTGACGGCAACACCGGGTCGTTCGAGACGCAAGCGAAAGAATTTGCGACGATCCTCTCAGGTCGTGCGGACGTCACGAGCGTCTTTTATGACCGAAACGAGCACACACTCGGCCACGACTACCATTTTGAGATGGATAAGCCGGCAGCCAGTGCCACGTATCGCCGTTTGATCACGTTCTTGCGTGAGACGACGCGCTGA
- a CDS encoding uracil-DNA glycosylase, whose product MGEQLSDRLLGDWSDVIEAEMAEPYFTDLKAFVDEAYATSTVYPVREDIWNAFVYTKFKDVKCVILGQDPYHGPNQAHGLSFSVQDGVRFPPSLRNIFKELQDDIGCPIPTSGNLEKWARQGVLLLNTALTVEAGKAGSHRGKGWEQFTDSIIERLGQREEPLVFILWGNDAKKKQKWIGPQHAVLTSVHPSPLSSHRGFFGSKPFSQVNAKLSEWGQSEIDWCL is encoded by the coding sequence ATGGGAGAACAGTTATCAGACCGCCTGCTCGGGGATTGGAGCGACGTCATCGAAGCCGAGATGGCCGAGCCTTATTTTACTGACTTGAAAGCGTTCGTCGATGAGGCGTATGCGACATCGACCGTCTATCCGGTCCGAGAAGATATATGGAATGCGTTCGTCTACACGAAGTTCAAGGACGTCAAATGCGTCATTCTCGGACAAGATCCATACCATGGGCCGAACCAAGCGCATGGACTCAGTTTCTCGGTTCAAGACGGCGTCCGCTTCCCGCCGTCACTCCGTAACATTTTTAAAGAATTGCAGGACGATATCGGTTGTCCAATCCCGACTAGCGGGAATTTGGAAAAATGGGCCCGACAAGGCGTACTGTTGCTCAACACCGCGCTCACGGTCGAAGCAGGCAAGGCCGGGTCACATCGCGGGAAGGGATGGGAGCAGTTCACTGATTCCATCATCGAGCGACTCGGGCAGCGGGAAGAGCCGCTTGTGTTCATCCTATGGGGGAACGATGCGAAGAAGAAACAGAAATGGATTGGCCCGCAACACGCCGTCTTGACCTCGGTCCACCCGAGCCCGCTGTCGTCCCACCGCGGCTTTTTCGGGTCGAAGCCGTTCTCGCAAGTGAATGCGAAGTTGAGCGAGTGGGGACAATCTGAAATCGATTGGTGTTTATGA
- a CDS encoding diacylglycerol/lipid kinase family protein — translation MDTVMLIVNPSSGKELGNEHAAAAEEVLRERYGNVDVRFTEKADDATHFAKEAASKQYKAVIAMGGDGTLNEAVTGLAEADHRPDFGIIPLGTVNDLARALGVPSDPEDAIAALKTAQPTPMDIGKYENGYFMNVIAIGLIAEAVDEVSVEEKTKWGPFAYLIEGIKAFREHSPYALSVQAEEHTFDGDAYLVVIALTNSVGGFENFEPDAKLNDGLLHVYLFENLGFKDAIQLAPALFTGKLKETDSVTSFTTKRAHVDSPESLPVNADGDTGGKLPLTFEVLPSHLNVLKPVE, via the coding sequence ATGGATACAGTCATGTTAATCGTCAACCCGTCGTCCGGGAAAGAGTTAGGAAACGAACACGCCGCGGCAGCGGAGGAAGTCTTACGTGAGCGTTACGGCAACGTCGATGTCCGATTCACGGAGAAGGCTGACGATGCCACACATTTCGCGAAAGAGGCGGCATCAAAACAATATAAAGCCGTCATCGCGATGGGCGGCGACGGGACACTGAACGAAGCCGTCACCGGTCTCGCCGAAGCCGACCACCGTCCCGACTTTGGCATCATCCCGCTCGGTACCGTCAACGATCTCGCCCGCGCCCTCGGTGTGCCAAGTGATCCTGAAGATGCGATTGCGGCGCTCAAAACCGCACAACCGACACCGATGGACATTGGAAAATATGAGAATGGTTACTTTATGAATGTCATCGCCATCGGTCTCATCGCCGAAGCCGTCGATGAGGTCAGTGTCGAGGAGAAAACGAAATGGGGACCGTTCGCCTACTTGATTGAAGGCATCAAAGCGTTCCGCGAACATAGTCCGTACGCGCTGTCGGTCCAAGCTGAAGAGCACACGTTCGACGGAGACGCCTATTTGGTCGTCATCGCCCTCACCAACTCGGTCGGCGGGTTTGAGAACTTCGAACCGGACGCCAAGTTGAACGATGGTTTGCTTCACGTCTACTTATTTGAAAACCTCGGCTTCAAAGATGCGATCCAACTTGCCCCAGCCCTGTTCACCGGCAAGTTGAAAGAGACGGACAGCGTCACATCGTTCACGACGAAACGAGCCCATGTTGACTCGCCAGAATCACTCCCGGTCAACGCCGACGGGGATACGGGCGGCAAACTCCCGCTCACGTTCGAAGTGCTTCCGAGCCATCTCAACGTCTTGAAACCAGTCGAGTGA
- a CDS encoding Cof-type HAD-IIB family hydrolase, with the protein MSYKMIVLDMDDTLLTSDHTISAKTKAALLDVQERGHKVVLASGRPTYAMWDAARELELAKYGSYILSFNGASIINCETNEEIFSSTLLPETVAHLHDISVREEIAIHTYIGNEIVTDQPNPYTDIEGELTGMPVIHVADFKETVTTPVVKCLMLGDGDTLAPIETKLQVELEGKLAVARSKPFFLEFTEAGVTKGTSLAFLAEHVGIEQAHVIACGDGNNDLTMIEWAGLGVAMGNANTTVKGKADFITKSNNEDGIAHVIETFMGTVLVDR; encoded by the coding sequence ATGAGTTACAAAATGATTGTTTTAGATATGGACGATACGCTTCTCACGAGCGATCACACGATTTCCGCCAAGACGAAAGCGGCATTGCTGGATGTACAAGAACGCGGACATAAAGTCGTGCTCGCGAGCGGACGTCCAACGTACGCGATGTGGGATGCCGCCCGAGAACTCGAGCTCGCCAAATACGGTAGCTATATTCTCTCATTTAACGGTGCCTCAATCATCAACTGTGAGACAAATGAAGAAATCTTCTCGAGTACATTGCTTCCAGAAACGGTCGCCCATCTCCATGATATCAGTGTCCGGGAAGAAATCGCGATTCATACGTACATCGGTAACGAAATCGTAACCGATCAACCGAACCCGTATACCGATATCGAAGGTGAATTGACAGGGATGCCAGTCATCCATGTCGCCGACTTCAAAGAAACGGTCACGACGCCTGTCGTTAAGTGTCTTATGCTCGGTGACGGCGATACGCTTGCTCCGATTGAAACGAAACTTCAAGTCGAGCTCGAAGGCAAACTCGCTGTCGCACGTTCGAAACCGTTCTTCCTTGAATTTACGGAAGCGGGTGTAACAAAAGGGACGAGCCTCGCCTTCCTCGCCGAACACGTCGGCATCGAGCAAGCCCACGTCATCGCTTGCGGGGACGGGAACAATGACTTGACGATGATCGAATGGGCCGGCCTCGGTGTCGCCATGGGCAATGCCAACACGACGGTCAAAGGCAAAGCCGACTTCATCACGAAATCAAACAATGAAGACGGGATCGCGCACGTGATTGAAACGTTCATGGGAACGGTCCTCGTCGATCGGTAA
- the bshB2 gene encoding bacillithiol biosynthesis deacetylase BshB2 — translation MNGPLLVIFPHPDDEAFSSAGTIIQHQKNGFPVTYVCLTLGEMGRNMGSPIFTTREELPKIRKHELEEACAVMGIDDLRMWGLRDKTVEFEDEAELAGRFSALIEEIQPARVISFYPGYAVHPDHEATARAVVRALQDIDVSKRPEFLGVAFDHRTEAELGKPHVIIEVGDESAAKREALLAHRSQTEGLLRAIDNAENAHVMELLQRERFYHYPFS, via the coding sequence ATGAATGGACCGTTACTCGTCATTTTTCCGCATCCCGATGATGAAGCGTTCAGCTCGGCCGGAACAATCATCCAGCATCAAAAAAACGGCTTCCCGGTCACGTACGTCTGCTTGACGCTCGGTGAGATGGGCCGCAACATGGGCTCGCCGATTTTCACGACCCGTGAAGAGTTGCCAAAGATTCGCAAGCATGAGCTCGAGGAAGCGTGTGCCGTCATGGGCATCGACGACCTCCGTATGTGGGGACTCCGTGATAAGACCGTCGAATTTGAAGACGAAGCTGAACTCGCCGGACGGTTCAGTGCCTTGATTGAGGAAATACAGCCGGCCCGCGTCATTTCCTTCTACCCGGGTTACGCCGTCCACCCTGACCACGAGGCGACGGCACGGGCGGTCGTCCGGGCGTTGCAAGACATCGACGTCTCGAAGCGTCCTGAATTTTTAGGAGTCGCGTTCGACCATCGCACCGAAGCAGAACTCGGAAAACCGCACGTCATCATCGAAGTCGGCGACGAGAGCGCCGCGAAACGCGAAGCGTTGCTCGCCCACCGCTCCCAGACGGAAGGATTGTTGCGTGCCATCGACAACGCAGAAAACGCCCACGTCATGGAGTTACTCCAACGTGAGCGCTTCTATCACTATCCGTTCTCATGA
- a CDS encoding aromatic amino acid hydroxylase encodes MLTQIIPRHLAPHISPQFYDDYTPTDHAVWRFVLRLNLHTLEGKAHPFYIEGLKKTGMGPERLPDVEKMTEEMRAAGWSTVAVDGLIPGVAFFDFQGNGMLPVATDIRKVENILYSPAPDIIHEAAGHAPMLMDPEFSQIVKRFGQLGAKAFMNREEHASFAALKRLTVVKENANSTDEDIAAAEAAVHAAKAQVTGFSEAQQVARIFWWTVEFGLIGEVDNPLIYGAGLLSSVGESRHCLTDAVTKYPFNLEHALETKQDVTNMQRELFVIPDFEALKDALEELESRMAVNQGGIASLEKALASGSQSTVRLEDGTDRVGVIRHVTRSGAHALVQWDDCVNVNHGQLTNLQNHGVLVLDGPLQEVLATAGIRLDGRLVSETTEALQFEDVIVTIEDRQIHLTTLEVRQDTLPSIFPGTEIEELIILEKPVRIERDARVWTNDDPMFNRIRNMREQGESIDELVPTILADHPDAWLLHIECLELVESAELRQVLTERLHALRETSPSRHELIGRALRLLN; translated from the coding sequence ATGCTCACACAAATCATTCCACGCCATTTGGCCCCACATATTTCGCCACAGTTCTACGACGACTACACGCCGACGGATCATGCTGTCTGGCGCTTCGTCTTGCGACTGAACTTGCACACGCTTGAAGGGAAGGCACACCCGTTCTACATCGAAGGGTTGAAAAAGACGGGCATGGGGCCAGAGCGTCTCCCTGACGTTGAAAAGATGACCGAAGAGATGCGAGCGGCCGGTTGGTCGACGGTCGCGGTCGATGGACTCATCCCAGGCGTCGCTTTCTTTGACTTCCAAGGCAACGGCATGTTGCCGGTCGCGACCGATATTCGTAAAGTCGAGAATATTTTGTACAGCCCGGCACCAGATATCATCCACGAGGCGGCCGGTCATGCACCGATGTTGATGGATCCGGAGTTCTCCCAAATCGTGAAGCGGTTCGGACAGCTTGGAGCGAAAGCGTTCATGAATCGTGAAGAACACGCCTCGTTTGCAGCACTGAAACGATTGACCGTCGTGAAGGAGAATGCGAACTCGACGGACGAGGACATCGCAGCGGCCGAAGCGGCGGTTCATGCGGCCAAAGCCCAAGTAACCGGCTTCTCTGAAGCGCAACAAGTCGCCCGCATTTTTTGGTGGACGGTCGAGTTCGGTCTCATCGGTGAGGTGGACAACCCGCTCATCTACGGGGCAGGACTGTTATCATCGGTCGGGGAGAGCCGTCATTGTTTGACTGACGCCGTCACGAAATATCCGTTCAATTTAGAGCACGCACTTGAAACGAAACAAGACGTGACGAATATGCAACGCGAGTTGTTCGTCATCCCGGACTTTGAAGCGTTGAAGGACGCGCTAGAAGAACTCGAGTCACGGATGGCGGTCAACCAAGGTGGAATCGCCTCGCTCGAGAAAGCGCTCGCGTCGGGCAGTCAATCGACCGTCCGTCTGGAAGACGGGACGGATCGTGTCGGTGTGATTCGTCACGTGACACGCTCTGGGGCCCATGCGCTCGTCCAGTGGGACGACTGTGTGAACGTCAATCACGGTCAATTGACGAACTTACAGAACCATGGCGTACTCGTTCTCGATGGACCGCTTCAAGAAGTATTGGCGACGGCAGGGATTCGACTGGACGGACGCCTCGTCAGCGAGACGACGGAAGCGTTACAGTTCGAAGACGTCATCGTCACGATTGAAGACCGACAAATCCATCTCACGACACTTGAAGTGAGACAAGACACGCTCCCATCGATCTTCCCAGGCACCGAGATTGAAGAGCTCATCATCTTGGAGAAGCCGGTCCGCATCGAACGTGACGCCCGTGTTTGGACGAACGATGACCCGATGTTCAATCGAATTCGCAATATGCGGGAGCAAGGCGAGTCGATTGATGAGCTCGTACCGACGATTCTTGCGGATCATCCGGATGCCTGGCTGCTTCACATTGAATGTTTGGAACTCGTTGAGTCCGCTGAACTTCGACAGGTGTTGACAGAACGACTTCACGCGTTGCGTGAGACGTCGCCATCGCGTCATGAGTTGATTGGCCGCGCGCTTCGCTTGCTCAATTGA
- the cbpA gene encoding cyclic di-AMP binding protein CbpA, giving the protein MLVHSLCIPKKDVVTISEKATLREALDTLEKTGYRCVPVLDETGTFFRGNIYKMHIYRHGMSGASLDDNVMELIKNTQKYVHESDGFFKVFFSIKELPYIAVLKDESNEFYGILPHGKMLGMLEEAWSRDTGSYVVTIALSEQAGALEKITKIISKYSSIASLMTLDAKSKVLRRVLITLPPDCDEPKKDKIVAKLEQKGFRVVEVENLNN; this is encoded by the coding sequence ATGTTAGTGCATAGCTTATGCATTCCGAAGAAAGATGTCGTCACAATCAGTGAAAAGGCGACATTGCGCGAGGCGCTCGACACGCTTGAAAAGACAGGATACCGTTGTGTCCCTGTGCTCGATGAGACGGGAACGTTTTTCCGCGGTAATATCTATAAAATGCACATTTATCGCCATGGGATGAGTGGGGCGAGCCTAGACGATAACGTCATGGAGCTCATCAAGAACACGCAAAAGTACGTCCATGAGTCGGACGGTTTCTTCAAAGTGTTCTTCTCGATCAAAGAATTACCGTATATCGCAGTCTTGAAAGATGAGAGCAATGAATTTTACGGAATTTTACCGCACGGGAAGATGCTCGGCATGCTCGAAGAGGCATGGAGCCGTGACACGGGGAGTTATGTCGTCACGATCGCACTCAGTGAGCAAGCGGGGGCGCTTGAGAAAATCACGAAAATCATCAGCAAATACTCATCAATCGCCAGTCTGATGACGCTCGACGCCAAGAGTAAAGTCTTGCGCCGGGTATTGATCACGTTGCCACCAGATTGTGACGAGCCGAAGAAAGACAAAATTGTCGCCAAACTCGAACAAAAAGGGTTCCGCGTCGTCGAAGTCGAGAATTTGAATAACTGA
- a CDS encoding MarR family winged helix-turn-helix transcriptional regulator, which translates to MIESLELKAWIVLARTMDAISDRVKDDLRRHQLNSTEFGVLSVLYKRGDTPLQQIGDQILITSGSVTYVIDKLEKRGLIERVACPSDRRVTYASLTEEGKRLMDVVYPEHIEIFKDIYGPLSEEETEMLIDLLKRVGYNAAGK; encoded by the coding sequence ATGATTGAATCACTCGAATTGAAGGCGTGGATCGTTTTGGCGCGGACAATGGACGCGATCAGTGACCGTGTAAAGGACGATTTGAGACGCCACCAATTGAATTCAACAGAGTTCGGTGTTTTATCCGTATTGTATAAACGAGGGGATACCCCGCTCCAGCAAATCGGAGATCAAATTTTGATTACGAGCGGCAGTGTCACATACGTGATTGATAAGCTTGAAAAACGTGGCTTGATTGAACGTGTGGCTTGTCCATCTGACCGACGCGTCACGTATGCTTCGTTGACCGAAGAAGGCAAGCGCTTGATGGACGTCGTCTATCCCGAGCATATCGAAATCTTTAAAGACATTTACGGCCCACTCAGTGAAGAGGAGACGGAAATGCTGATCGACTTATTAAAACGAGTCGGTTATAACGCGGCAGGCAAATGA
- a CDS encoding response regulator transcription factor, which yields MNRILVAEDEHAIRSFIIVNLKRAGFDVFEATNGREAVTAFDREPFDVVLLDVMMPEMDGFEACAAIRDLDENVGIIMLTARTLEEDKIEGLGRGADDYIAKPFSPGELVARIQALLRRVEKVKRKEKKRLKSGPFAIDLAAKQVTKYGQSIDLTPTEYDLICHLVQNEEVVLSRDALLDAVWGINYFGDRKTVDVNIRRLRQKIEDDPSHPAYIETLWGHGYKWRRHDG from the coding sequence ATGAATCGAATATTAGTGGCCGAAGATGAGCATGCGATTCGCAGCTTTATCATCGTTAATTTAAAGCGGGCCGGATTCGACGTCTTCGAGGCGACGAACGGACGCGAGGCGGTCACGGCGTTCGACCGTGAACCGTTCGATGTCGTGTTATTGGATGTGATGATGCCCGAGATGGATGGGTTCGAGGCATGTGCAGCCATCCGTGACTTAGATGAGAACGTCGGCATCATCATGCTGACGGCACGCACACTCGAAGAAGATAAGATTGAAGGGCTCGGCAGAGGGGCGGACGACTATATCGCCAAGCCGTTCAGTCCGGGCGAACTTGTGGCGCGGATTCAAGCACTGCTCCGCCGCGTCGAGAAAGTGAAACGAAAAGAGAAGAAACGGTTGAAGTCAGGACCGTTCGCCATCGACTTGGCAGCGAAGCAAGTGACGAAATATGGGCAGTCCATCGATTTGACCCCGACCGAATATGATTTGATTTGTCACCTCGTCCAAAACGAGGAAGTCGTCTTATCGCGTGACGCGCTATTAGACGCCGTCTGGGGCATCAATTACTTTGGCGACAGAAAGACGGTCGACGTCAACATTCGTCGTCTCCGTCAAAAAATTGAAGACGACCCGAGCCATCCAGCTTATATCGAGACGCTTTGGGGGCACGGGTACAAATGGCGGAGACATGACGGATGA